From Xiphophorus maculatus strain JP 163 A chromosome 12, X_maculatus-5.0-male, whole genome shotgun sequence, the proteins below share one genomic window:
- the LOC102237060 gene encoding gelsolin-like isoform X2, with product MLPAATPACQSFSSPAEEDFLTHTEGDIMVFHPEFERAGKEAGLQVWRVENLDLAPVPESLYGRFYTGDAYLVLSSTSNRRGDLQYDLHYWQGSECSQDESSAAAILAVQMDDFLQGAPVQYREVQGHESGTFSGYFKTGLTYMKGGVASGFNHVTNEVEVQRLLQVKGRRVVRATEVPVSWGSFNQGDSFILDLGQEIIQWSGSHSNRFEKLKATLVSKSIRDNERCGRANLQVVDEGAEPDGMIEVLGDKPDLPESHSEDTQTDASNRKVAKLYKVSNAGGDMEVTLVSEQNPFPQHALESSECFILDNGTNGRIFVWKGKDANGAERQAVLQNSEKFIQQMEYPPYTQVQVLPQSGETPLFKQFFRNWRDAEDTVGMGTAYIANKVPFDVSKLHQSDSMSAQYGMVDRGDGDKKIWRVEGSGKVLVDPAYFGQFYGGDSYLILYQYQHGGRRRHMVYIWQGAESSQDETVASAVLAVELDDELGGGAVQVRVVQGKEPAHLMSLFGGQPMVVYQGGTSREGGQSTTADTRLFQVRSNPAGDTRAVEVGPSSSRLNSNDAFLLTAAGGAWLWKGRGSSAAEAKGAEHLAQVLQVNPAPLEEGEEPDGFWAVLGGKDDYCRAPRLSNKMDAHPPRLFASSNKTGTFQMEEVPGELTQDDLAPDDVMILDTWDQVSLPHHRHHGNQVLAPPVAHRFPRQVFVWIGNEANEEEKMEAAATAERYIRTDPTSRNPLTPIVTLKQGFEPTTFTGWFLGWNHDYWSQDPLERFLQAL from the exons ATGTTACCTGCAGCCACACCTGCGTGTCAAAGCTTCTCTAGTCCGGCTGAGGAAGACTTCCTGACACACACTGAAG GTGACATCATGGTGTTCCACCCTGAGTTTGAACGAGCAGGTAAAGAGGCGGGGCTTCAGGTGTGGCGAGTGGAGAACTTGGACCTGGCTCCTGTCCCTGAGAGTCTCTACGGACGGTTCTACACCGGAGACGCCTACCTGGTTCTGAGCAGCACCAGCAACCGCCGAGGAGACCTGCAGTACGACCTGCACTACTGGCAAG GTTCCGAGTGCTCTCAGGATGAAAGCAGCGCTGCTGCCATTCTTGCTGTCCAGATGGACGACTTCCTGCAGGGGGCTCCGGTCCAGTACCGAGAGGTCCAAGGCCATGAGTCCGGGACCTTCAGCGGATACTTCAAAACGGGCCTGACCTACATG AAAGGAGGCGTGGCCTCTGGGTTCAATCATGTGACCAATGAGGTGGAAGTTCAGCGGTTGCTCCAGGTCAAAGGTCGCCGTGTTGTCAGGGCAACAGAGGTACCTGTCAGCTGGGGCAGTTTCAACCAGGGAGACAGCTTCATCCTGGACCTGGGACAG GAAATCATCCAGTGGTCTGGTTCCCATAGCAACAGATTTGAGAAACTGAAGGCCACTTTG GTCTCTAAGAGTATCCGTGACAACGAGAGGTGTGGGCGGGCCAACCTCCAGGTTGTCGatgagggggcggagccagaCGGGATGATAGAG GTTCTGGGAGACAAACCGGACCTCCCCGAGTCCCACAGCGAAGACACCCAGACCGACGCGTCCAACAGGAAGGTGGCGAAGCTCTACAAG GTGTCCAACGCCGGCGGGGACATGGAGGTCACTCTGGTGTCGGAGCAGAACCCGTTCCCCCAACACGCCCTGGAGTCCAGCGAGTGCTTCATCCTCGACAACGGAACCAACGGACGCATCTTTGTCtggaaag GTAAGGACGCTAACGGCGCCGAGCGGCAGGCCGTCCTGCAGAACTCCGAGAAATTCATTCAGCAGATGGAGTACCCACCCTACACCCAG GTCCAGGTCCTTCCTCAGTCCGGGGAGACTCCTCTCTTCAAGCAGTTCTTTAGGAACTGGAGGGACGCTGAAGACACCGTCGGCATGGGAACGGCCTACATCGCCAACAAG GTGCCGTTCGACGTGTCCAAGCTGCACCAATCGGACTCCATGTCAGCGCAGTATGGGATGGTGGACCGAGGAGACGGAGACAAAAAG atCTGGAGGGTCGAAGGGTCCGGTAAGGTTCTGGTGGACCCGGCTTACTTTGGTCAGTTCTACGGCGGCGACAGCTACCTGATCCTGTACCAGTACCAACATGGCGGCAGGCGGCGCCACATGGTCTACATCTG GCAGGGGGCGGAGTCGAGTCAGGACGAAACCGTGGCGTCGGCCGTTCTGGCCGTCGAGCTGGACGACGAACTGGGAGGCGGAGCAGTTCAG GTGAGGGTGGTCCAAGGCAAAGAGCCCGCCCACCTGATGAGCCTGTTTGGAGGCCAGCCCATGGTGGTGTACCAGGGCGGCACCTCCAGGGAGGGCGGCCAGTCCACCACCGCCGACACCCGCCTGTTCCAGGTGCGGTCCAACCCGGCTGGAGACACTCGGGCCGTGGAG gtGGGCCCGTCCTCATCCCGCCTAAACTCCAACGATGCGTTCCTGCTAACGGCGGCCGGGGGGGCGTGGCTGTGGAAGGGGCGGGGCAGCAGCGCGGCGGAGGCGAAAGGGGCCGAACACCTGGCCCAGGTGTTGCAGGTGAACCCCGCCCCGctggaggagggggaggagccAG ACGGGTTCTGGGCGGTTCTGGGCGGGAAGGACGACTACTGCCGCGCCCCTCGGCTCAGCAACAAGATGGACGCCCATCCGCCACGACTCTTCGCCTCCTCCAACAAGACAGGCACCTTCCAG ATGGAGGAGGTTCCGGGAGAACTGACCCAGGACGACTTGGCTCCTGATGACGTCATGATCCTGGACACCTGGGACCAGGTGAGTCTTCCTCACCACcgtcaccatggaaaccaggTTCTGGCTCCGCCTGTGGCTCACCGTTTCCCCCGGCAGGTGTTCGTTTGGATCGGGAACGAGGCAAACgaggaggagaagatggaggccGCCGCGACAG
- the LOC102237060 gene encoding gelsolin-like isoform X1 produces the protein MLPAATPACQSFSSPAEEDFLTHTEGDIMVFHPEFERAGKEAGLQVWRVENLDLAPVPESLYGRFYTGDAYLVLSSTSNRRGDLQYDLHYWQGSECSQDESSAAAILAVQMDDFLQGAPVQYREVQGHESGTFSGYFKTGLTYMKGGVASGFNHVTNEVEVQRLLQVKGRRVVRATEVPVSWGSFNQGDSFILDLGQEIIQWSGSHSNRFEKLKATLVSKSIRDNERCGRANLQVVDEGAEPDGMIEVLGDKPDLPESHSEDTQTDASNRKVAKLYKVSNAGGDMEVTLVSEQNPFPQHALESSECFILDNGTNGRIFVWKGKDANGAERQAVLQNSEKFIQQMEYPPYTQVQVLPQSGETPLFKQFFRNWRDAEDTVGMGTAYIANKVAKIEKVPFDVSKLHQSDSMSAQYGMVDRGDGDKKIWRVEGSGKVLVDPAYFGQFYGGDSYLILYQYQHGGRRRHMVYIWQGAESSQDETVASAVLAVELDDELGGGAVQVRVVQGKEPAHLMSLFGGQPMVVYQGGTSREGGQSTTADTRLFQVRSNPAGDTRAVEVGPSSSRLNSNDAFLLTAAGGAWLWKGRGSSAAEAKGAEHLAQVLQVNPAPLEEGEEPDGFWAVLGGKDDYCRAPRLSNKMDAHPPRLFASSNKTGTFQMEEVPGELTQDDLAPDDVMILDTWDQVSLPHHRHHGNQVLAPPVAHRFPRQVFVWIGNEANEEEKMEAAATAERYIRTDPTSRNPLTPIVTLKQGFEPTTFTGWFLGWNHDYWSQDPLERFLQAL, from the exons ATGTTACCTGCAGCCACACCTGCGTGTCAAAGCTTCTCTAGTCCGGCTGAGGAAGACTTCCTGACACACACTGAAG GTGACATCATGGTGTTCCACCCTGAGTTTGAACGAGCAGGTAAAGAGGCGGGGCTTCAGGTGTGGCGAGTGGAGAACTTGGACCTGGCTCCTGTCCCTGAGAGTCTCTACGGACGGTTCTACACCGGAGACGCCTACCTGGTTCTGAGCAGCACCAGCAACCGCCGAGGAGACCTGCAGTACGACCTGCACTACTGGCAAG GTTCCGAGTGCTCTCAGGATGAAAGCAGCGCTGCTGCCATTCTTGCTGTCCAGATGGACGACTTCCTGCAGGGGGCTCCGGTCCAGTACCGAGAGGTCCAAGGCCATGAGTCCGGGACCTTCAGCGGATACTTCAAAACGGGCCTGACCTACATG AAAGGAGGCGTGGCCTCTGGGTTCAATCATGTGACCAATGAGGTGGAAGTTCAGCGGTTGCTCCAGGTCAAAGGTCGCCGTGTTGTCAGGGCAACAGAGGTACCTGTCAGCTGGGGCAGTTTCAACCAGGGAGACAGCTTCATCCTGGACCTGGGACAG GAAATCATCCAGTGGTCTGGTTCCCATAGCAACAGATTTGAGAAACTGAAGGCCACTTTG GTCTCTAAGAGTATCCGTGACAACGAGAGGTGTGGGCGGGCCAACCTCCAGGTTGTCGatgagggggcggagccagaCGGGATGATAGAG GTTCTGGGAGACAAACCGGACCTCCCCGAGTCCCACAGCGAAGACACCCAGACCGACGCGTCCAACAGGAAGGTGGCGAAGCTCTACAAG GTGTCCAACGCCGGCGGGGACATGGAGGTCACTCTGGTGTCGGAGCAGAACCCGTTCCCCCAACACGCCCTGGAGTCCAGCGAGTGCTTCATCCTCGACAACGGAACCAACGGACGCATCTTTGTCtggaaag GTAAGGACGCTAACGGCGCCGAGCGGCAGGCCGTCCTGCAGAACTCCGAGAAATTCATTCAGCAGATGGAGTACCCACCCTACACCCAG GTCCAGGTCCTTCCTCAGTCCGGGGAGACTCCTCTCTTCAAGCAGTTCTTTAGGAACTGGAGGGACGCTGAAGACACCGTCGGCATGGGAACGGCCTACATCGCCAACAAGGTGGCAAAGATTGAGAAG GTGCCGTTCGACGTGTCCAAGCTGCACCAATCGGACTCCATGTCAGCGCAGTATGGGATGGTGGACCGAGGAGACGGAGACAAAAAG atCTGGAGGGTCGAAGGGTCCGGTAAGGTTCTGGTGGACCCGGCTTACTTTGGTCAGTTCTACGGCGGCGACAGCTACCTGATCCTGTACCAGTACCAACATGGCGGCAGGCGGCGCCACATGGTCTACATCTG GCAGGGGGCGGAGTCGAGTCAGGACGAAACCGTGGCGTCGGCCGTTCTGGCCGTCGAGCTGGACGACGAACTGGGAGGCGGAGCAGTTCAG GTGAGGGTGGTCCAAGGCAAAGAGCCCGCCCACCTGATGAGCCTGTTTGGAGGCCAGCCCATGGTGGTGTACCAGGGCGGCACCTCCAGGGAGGGCGGCCAGTCCACCACCGCCGACACCCGCCTGTTCCAGGTGCGGTCCAACCCGGCTGGAGACACTCGGGCCGTGGAG gtGGGCCCGTCCTCATCCCGCCTAAACTCCAACGATGCGTTCCTGCTAACGGCGGCCGGGGGGGCGTGGCTGTGGAAGGGGCGGGGCAGCAGCGCGGCGGAGGCGAAAGGGGCCGAACACCTGGCCCAGGTGTTGCAGGTGAACCCCGCCCCGctggaggagggggaggagccAG ACGGGTTCTGGGCGGTTCTGGGCGGGAAGGACGACTACTGCCGCGCCCCTCGGCTCAGCAACAAGATGGACGCCCATCCGCCACGACTCTTCGCCTCCTCCAACAAGACAGGCACCTTCCAG ATGGAGGAGGTTCCGGGAGAACTGACCCAGGACGACTTGGCTCCTGATGACGTCATGATCCTGGACACCTGGGACCAGGTGAGTCTTCCTCACCACcgtcaccatggaaaccaggTTCTGGCTCCGCCTGTGGCTCACCGTTTCCCCCGGCAGGTGTTCGTTTGGATCGGGAACGAGGCAAACgaggaggagaagatggaggccGCCGCGACAG
- the LOC102237060 gene encoding gelsolin-like isoform X3 translates to MLPAATPACQSFSSPAEEDFLTHTEGDIMVFHPEFERAGKEAGLQVWRVENLDLAPVPESLYGRFYTGDAYLVLSSTSNRRGDLQYDLHYWQGSECSQDESSAAAILAVQMDDFLQGAPVQYREVQGHESGTFSGYFKTGLTYMKGGVASGFNHVTNEVEVQRLLQVKGRRVVRATEVPVSWGSFNQGDSFILDLGQEIIQWSGSHSNRFEKLKATLVSKSIRDNERCGRANLQVVDEGAEPDGMIEVLGDKPDLPESHSEDTQTDASNRKVAKLYKVSNAGGDMEVTLVSEQNPFPQHALESSECFILDNGTNGRIFVWKGKDANGAERQAVLQNSEKFIQQMEYPPYTQVQVLPQSGETPLFKQFFRNWRDAEDTVGMGTAYIANKVAKIEKVPFDVSKLHQSDSMSAQYGMVDRGDGDKKIWRVEGSGKVLVDPAYFGQFYGGDSYLILYQYQHGGRRRHMVYIWQGAESSQDETVASAVLAVELDDELGGGAVQVRVVQGKEPAHLMSLFGGQPMVVYQGGTSREGGQSTTADTRLFQVRSNPAGDTRAVEVGPSSSRLNSNDAFLLTAAGGAWLWKGRGSSAAEAKGAEHLAQVLQVNPAPLEEGEEPDGFWAVLGGKDDYCRAPRLSNKMDAHPPRLFASSNKTGTFQMEEVPGELTQDDLAPDDVMILDTWDQVFVWIGNEANEEEKMEAAATAERYIRTDPTSRNPLTPIVTLKQGFEPTTFTGWFLGWNHDYWSQDPLERFLQAL, encoded by the exons ATGTTACCTGCAGCCACACCTGCGTGTCAAAGCTTCTCTAGTCCGGCTGAGGAAGACTTCCTGACACACACTGAAG GTGACATCATGGTGTTCCACCCTGAGTTTGAACGAGCAGGTAAAGAGGCGGGGCTTCAGGTGTGGCGAGTGGAGAACTTGGACCTGGCTCCTGTCCCTGAGAGTCTCTACGGACGGTTCTACACCGGAGACGCCTACCTGGTTCTGAGCAGCACCAGCAACCGCCGAGGAGACCTGCAGTACGACCTGCACTACTGGCAAG GTTCCGAGTGCTCTCAGGATGAAAGCAGCGCTGCTGCCATTCTTGCTGTCCAGATGGACGACTTCCTGCAGGGGGCTCCGGTCCAGTACCGAGAGGTCCAAGGCCATGAGTCCGGGACCTTCAGCGGATACTTCAAAACGGGCCTGACCTACATG AAAGGAGGCGTGGCCTCTGGGTTCAATCATGTGACCAATGAGGTGGAAGTTCAGCGGTTGCTCCAGGTCAAAGGTCGCCGTGTTGTCAGGGCAACAGAGGTACCTGTCAGCTGGGGCAGTTTCAACCAGGGAGACAGCTTCATCCTGGACCTGGGACAG GAAATCATCCAGTGGTCTGGTTCCCATAGCAACAGATTTGAGAAACTGAAGGCCACTTTG GTCTCTAAGAGTATCCGTGACAACGAGAGGTGTGGGCGGGCCAACCTCCAGGTTGTCGatgagggggcggagccagaCGGGATGATAGAG GTTCTGGGAGACAAACCGGACCTCCCCGAGTCCCACAGCGAAGACACCCAGACCGACGCGTCCAACAGGAAGGTGGCGAAGCTCTACAAG GTGTCCAACGCCGGCGGGGACATGGAGGTCACTCTGGTGTCGGAGCAGAACCCGTTCCCCCAACACGCCCTGGAGTCCAGCGAGTGCTTCATCCTCGACAACGGAACCAACGGACGCATCTTTGTCtggaaag GTAAGGACGCTAACGGCGCCGAGCGGCAGGCCGTCCTGCAGAACTCCGAGAAATTCATTCAGCAGATGGAGTACCCACCCTACACCCAG GTCCAGGTCCTTCCTCAGTCCGGGGAGACTCCTCTCTTCAAGCAGTTCTTTAGGAACTGGAGGGACGCTGAAGACACCGTCGGCATGGGAACGGCCTACATCGCCAACAAGGTGGCAAAGATTGAGAAG GTGCCGTTCGACGTGTCCAAGCTGCACCAATCGGACTCCATGTCAGCGCAGTATGGGATGGTGGACCGAGGAGACGGAGACAAAAAG atCTGGAGGGTCGAAGGGTCCGGTAAGGTTCTGGTGGACCCGGCTTACTTTGGTCAGTTCTACGGCGGCGACAGCTACCTGATCCTGTACCAGTACCAACATGGCGGCAGGCGGCGCCACATGGTCTACATCTG GCAGGGGGCGGAGTCGAGTCAGGACGAAACCGTGGCGTCGGCCGTTCTGGCCGTCGAGCTGGACGACGAACTGGGAGGCGGAGCAGTTCAG GTGAGGGTGGTCCAAGGCAAAGAGCCCGCCCACCTGATGAGCCTGTTTGGAGGCCAGCCCATGGTGGTGTACCAGGGCGGCACCTCCAGGGAGGGCGGCCAGTCCACCACCGCCGACACCCGCCTGTTCCAGGTGCGGTCCAACCCGGCTGGAGACACTCGGGCCGTGGAG gtGGGCCCGTCCTCATCCCGCCTAAACTCCAACGATGCGTTCCTGCTAACGGCGGCCGGGGGGGCGTGGCTGTGGAAGGGGCGGGGCAGCAGCGCGGCGGAGGCGAAAGGGGCCGAACACCTGGCCCAGGTGTTGCAGGTGAACCCCGCCCCGctggaggagggggaggagccAG ACGGGTTCTGGGCGGTTCTGGGCGGGAAGGACGACTACTGCCGCGCCCCTCGGCTCAGCAACAAGATGGACGCCCATCCGCCACGACTCTTCGCCTCCTCCAACAAGACAGGCACCTTCCAG ATGGAGGAGGTTCCGGGAGAACTGACCCAGGACGACTTGGCTCCTGATGACGTCATGATCCTGGACACCTGGGACCAG GTGTTCGTTTGGATCGGGAACGAGGCAAACgaggaggagaagatggaggccGCCGCGACAG
- the LOC102237060 gene encoding gelsolin-like isoform X4 encodes MVFHPEFERAGKEAGLQVWRVENLDLAPVPESLYGRFYTGDAYLVLSSTSNRRGDLQYDLHYWQGSECSQDESSAAAILAVQMDDFLQGAPVQYREVQGHESGTFSGYFKTGLTYMKGGVASGFNHVTNEVEVQRLLQVKGRRVVRATEVPVSWGSFNQGDSFILDLGQEIIQWSGSHSNRFEKLKATLVSKSIRDNERCGRANLQVVDEGAEPDGMIEVLGDKPDLPESHSEDTQTDASNRKVAKLYKVSNAGGDMEVTLVSEQNPFPQHALESSECFILDNGTNGRIFVWKGKDANGAERQAVLQNSEKFIQQMEYPPYTQVQVLPQSGETPLFKQFFRNWRDAEDTVGMGTAYIANKVAKIEKVPFDVSKLHQSDSMSAQYGMVDRGDGDKKIWRVEGSGKVLVDPAYFGQFYGGDSYLILYQYQHGGRRRHMVYIWQGAESSQDETVASAVLAVELDDELGGGAVQVRVVQGKEPAHLMSLFGGQPMVVYQGGTSREGGQSTTADTRLFQVRSNPAGDTRAVEVGPSSSRLNSNDAFLLTAAGGAWLWKGRGSSAAEAKGAEHLAQVLQVNPAPLEEGEEPDGFWAVLGGKDDYCRAPRLSNKMDAHPPRLFASSNKTGTFQMEEVPGELTQDDLAPDDVMILDTWDQVSLPHHRHHGNQVLAPPVAHRFPRQVFVWIGNEANEEEKMEAAATAERYIRTDPTSRNPLTPIVTLKQGFEPTTFTGWFLGWNHDYWSQDPLERFLQAL; translated from the exons ATGGTGTTCCACCCTGAGTTTGAACGAGCAGGTAAAGAGGCGGGGCTTCAGGTGTGGCGAGTGGAGAACTTGGACCTGGCTCCTGTCCCTGAGAGTCTCTACGGACGGTTCTACACCGGAGACGCCTACCTGGTTCTGAGCAGCACCAGCAACCGCCGAGGAGACCTGCAGTACGACCTGCACTACTGGCAAG GTTCCGAGTGCTCTCAGGATGAAAGCAGCGCTGCTGCCATTCTTGCTGTCCAGATGGACGACTTCCTGCAGGGGGCTCCGGTCCAGTACCGAGAGGTCCAAGGCCATGAGTCCGGGACCTTCAGCGGATACTTCAAAACGGGCCTGACCTACATG AAAGGAGGCGTGGCCTCTGGGTTCAATCATGTGACCAATGAGGTGGAAGTTCAGCGGTTGCTCCAGGTCAAAGGTCGCCGTGTTGTCAGGGCAACAGAGGTACCTGTCAGCTGGGGCAGTTTCAACCAGGGAGACAGCTTCATCCTGGACCTGGGACAG GAAATCATCCAGTGGTCTGGTTCCCATAGCAACAGATTTGAGAAACTGAAGGCCACTTTG GTCTCTAAGAGTATCCGTGACAACGAGAGGTGTGGGCGGGCCAACCTCCAGGTTGTCGatgagggggcggagccagaCGGGATGATAGAG GTTCTGGGAGACAAACCGGACCTCCCCGAGTCCCACAGCGAAGACACCCAGACCGACGCGTCCAACAGGAAGGTGGCGAAGCTCTACAAG GTGTCCAACGCCGGCGGGGACATGGAGGTCACTCTGGTGTCGGAGCAGAACCCGTTCCCCCAACACGCCCTGGAGTCCAGCGAGTGCTTCATCCTCGACAACGGAACCAACGGACGCATCTTTGTCtggaaag GTAAGGACGCTAACGGCGCCGAGCGGCAGGCCGTCCTGCAGAACTCCGAGAAATTCATTCAGCAGATGGAGTACCCACCCTACACCCAG GTCCAGGTCCTTCCTCAGTCCGGGGAGACTCCTCTCTTCAAGCAGTTCTTTAGGAACTGGAGGGACGCTGAAGACACCGTCGGCATGGGAACGGCCTACATCGCCAACAAGGTGGCAAAGATTGAGAAG GTGCCGTTCGACGTGTCCAAGCTGCACCAATCGGACTCCATGTCAGCGCAGTATGGGATGGTGGACCGAGGAGACGGAGACAAAAAG atCTGGAGGGTCGAAGGGTCCGGTAAGGTTCTGGTGGACCCGGCTTACTTTGGTCAGTTCTACGGCGGCGACAGCTACCTGATCCTGTACCAGTACCAACATGGCGGCAGGCGGCGCCACATGGTCTACATCTG GCAGGGGGCGGAGTCGAGTCAGGACGAAACCGTGGCGTCGGCCGTTCTGGCCGTCGAGCTGGACGACGAACTGGGAGGCGGAGCAGTTCAG GTGAGGGTGGTCCAAGGCAAAGAGCCCGCCCACCTGATGAGCCTGTTTGGAGGCCAGCCCATGGTGGTGTACCAGGGCGGCACCTCCAGGGAGGGCGGCCAGTCCACCACCGCCGACACCCGCCTGTTCCAGGTGCGGTCCAACCCGGCTGGAGACACTCGGGCCGTGGAG gtGGGCCCGTCCTCATCCCGCCTAAACTCCAACGATGCGTTCCTGCTAACGGCGGCCGGGGGGGCGTGGCTGTGGAAGGGGCGGGGCAGCAGCGCGGCGGAGGCGAAAGGGGCCGAACACCTGGCCCAGGTGTTGCAGGTGAACCCCGCCCCGctggaggagggggaggagccAG ACGGGTTCTGGGCGGTTCTGGGCGGGAAGGACGACTACTGCCGCGCCCCTCGGCTCAGCAACAAGATGGACGCCCATCCGCCACGACTCTTCGCCTCCTCCAACAAGACAGGCACCTTCCAG ATGGAGGAGGTTCCGGGAGAACTGACCCAGGACGACTTGGCTCCTGATGACGTCATGATCCTGGACACCTGGGACCAGGTGAGTCTTCCTCACCACcgtcaccatggaaaccaggTTCTGGCTCCGCCTGTGGCTCACCGTTTCCCCCGGCAGGTGTTCGTTTGGATCGGGAACGAGGCAAACgaggaggagaagatggaggccGCCGCGACAG